In a single window of the Desulfovibrio sp. ZJ209 genome:
- a CDS encoding ABC transporter permease translates to MLPGTPLFAALLRLGRKLLWMLLVLWGITLISFWVIHLAPGSPTDMETTLNPLAGAAARQQLEALYGLDKPLHVQYFDWLGRLLHGDFGNSMSADARPVLDKIFERLPLTVSMNAISLVLTLLIAIPVGILSACRRNSLLDRTVTVLVFLGFAMPSFWLALLLMLWFGIDLQWLPISGLTSMDYARLGPWGKFCDLARHLVLPITVYTVGSLAGMSRYMRACMLEVLRQDYILTARAKGLSPRQVILRHALRNALLPVITLLGLSVPGLIGGSVIIESIFALPGLGQLFYSAVMARDYTMIMGNLVLGAVLTLAGNLLADLFYGLADPRIRSGGGQ, encoded by the coding sequence ATGCTGCCCGGCACGCCGCTTTTTGCCGCCCTGCTGCGGCTCGGGAGAAAACTGCTCTGGATGCTCCTCGTGCTCTGGGGCATCACGCTCATTTCCTTCTGGGTCATCCACCTCGCGCCTGGCTCGCCCACGGATATGGAGACCACGCTCAACCCGCTCGCCGGCGCGGCGGCGCGCCAGCAGCTCGAGGCGCTCTACGGCCTCGACAAGCCCCTGCACGTCCAGTATTTCGACTGGCTCGGCCGGCTTCTGCACGGCGATTTCGGCAATTCCATGTCCGCGGACGCGCGGCCCGTGCTCGACAAGATTTTCGAGCGCCTGCCGCTGACCGTCTCCATGAACGCCATTTCGCTGGTGCTCACCCTGCTCATCGCCATTCCCGTGGGGATCCTCTCCGCATGCCGGCGCAATTCCCTGCTCGACCGGACGGTCACGGTGCTCGTCTTTCTGGGCTTCGCCATGCCCTCCTTCTGGCTGGCGCTCCTGCTCATGCTCTGGTTCGGCATCGACCTCCAGTGGCTCCCCATTTCCGGGCTCACTTCCATGGACTATGCGCGGTTGGGCCCCTGGGGCAAGTTTTGCGACCTCGCGCGCCATCTGGTGCTCCCCATCACGGTGTATACCGTGGGCTCGCTCGCCGGCATGTCCCGCTATATGCGCGCCTGCATGCTGGAGGTGCTGCGGCAGGACTATATCCTGACCGCCCGGGCCAAGGGACTCTCGCCGCGGCAGGTCATCCTGCGCCATGCCCTGCGCAACGCGCTTCTGCCCGTCATCACCCTCCTCGGGCTCTCCGTGCCCGGGCTCATCGGCGGCAGCGTCATCATCGAGTCCATCTTCGCCCTGCCCGGGCTCGGGCAGCTTTTTTACAGCGCGGTCATGGCGCGCGACTACACCATGATCATGGGCAACCTTGTGCTCGGCGCGGTGCTCACGCTGGCGGGCAACCTTCTGGCCGACCTCTTTTACGGCCTCGCCGACCCCCGCATCCGCAGCGGAGGCGGCCAATGA
- a CDS encoding AAA family ATPase yields the protein MLEYLRIRNLALIEDMELEFARGINVLTGETGAGKSFILKALGFLLGDRLGADMVRPGAERAQVEALFALEDGDLVLRRELAAESGRSRLYINDALSSQESLRELRSRLVSHTSQHAQQKLLQPAFQARLFDDAFPEPALLEERDRLVAQLRALAEERDTLRARQEGLAERRDLLEMQQQEIDKVAPQEGEEERLEAQRAQARDAEARREEGERALLLLHGEDGPGLLDLLAEFERLAQRMGREGDDRSVAAAEAAAALRQELSHLSGELRRQPAVDTDVDLDKVEERLFLLAQLKRKLKRTLPEILAMREEIVENLSFLDVCSLDLSRLNKEEARLVQELGAVVARIVPLRREAATGLAKNLEEQLRGLGFSEGARVIPEFTPHELWPGINDERGRLLWAPNPGQPAQPLDRIASGGELSRFLLALAGLRTDQGDATYIFDEVDAGVGGMTLNKLADRLVALADSHQMLLITHWPQLAARAERHFQISKVVRDAATYTLCAPLDAEGRRQELARMAGGGSQGEAVAHSLLE from the coding sequence ATGCTGGAATATCTGCGCATCCGCAACCTGGCCCTCATCGAGGACATGGAGCTGGAATTCGCCCGCGGCATCAATGTGCTCACGGGCGAGACCGGCGCCGGGAAAAGCTTTATCCTCAAGGCCCTGGGCTTTCTGCTGGGCGACAGGCTTGGCGCGGACATGGTGCGGCCGGGCGCCGAGCGGGCGCAAGTGGAGGCGCTCTTCGCGCTGGAAGACGGGGACTTGGTCTTGCGGCGCGAACTGGCGGCGGAAAGTGGCCGCAGCCGCCTCTATATCAACGATGCCCTGAGCTCGCAGGAGAGCCTGCGCGAGCTGCGCAGCCGCCTCGTGAGCCATACGAGCCAGCACGCGCAGCAGAAGCTCCTCCAGCCGGCCTTCCAGGCCCGGTTGTTTGATGATGCCTTCCCGGAGCCGGCCCTGCTCGAGGAACGGGACAGGCTCGTCGCGCAACTGCGCGCCCTTGCGGAAGAACGGGATACCCTGCGCGCCCGGCAGGAGGGCCTTGCCGAGCGCCGCGACCTTCTGGAAATGCAGCAGCAGGAGATCGACAAGGTGGCGCCGCAGGAGGGCGAGGAGGAGCGGCTTGAAGCCCAGCGCGCACAGGCGCGCGACGCGGAGGCAAGGCGCGAGGAGGGAGAACGCGCCCTGCTGCTCCTGCATGGCGAGGACGGCCCGGGCCTGCTTGACCTGCTGGCGGAATTCGAGCGCCTCGCCCAGCGCATGGGCCGCGAGGGCGATGACCGCTCCGTGGCCGCCGCCGAGGCTGCGGCCGCCTTGCGCCAGGAGCTTTCGCACCTCTCCGGGGAGCTGCGCCGCCAGCCCGCGGTCGACACTGACGTGGACCTCGACAAGGTGGAGGAACGCCTCTTCCTCCTGGCGCAGCTCAAGCGCAAGCTGAAGCGCACACTCCCCGAAATCCTCGCCATGCGCGAGGAGATTGTCGAAAACCTTTCCTTCCTCGATGTCTGCTCGCTCGATCTTTCGCGCCTGAACAAGGAGGAAGCCCGGCTTGTGCAAGAGCTTGGCGCCGTTGTGGCGCGTATCGTGCCCCTGCGCCGGGAGGCAGCCACCGGGCTTGCCAAAAATCTGGAGGAGCAGTTGCGCGGGCTCGGCTTTTCCGAAGGGGCGCGGGTCATCCCGGAATTCACCCCCCATGAGCTCTGGCCCGGCATCAACGACGAGCGCGGGCGCCTCCTCTGGGCGCCCAACCCGGGCCAGCCGGCGCAGCCGCTCGACCGAATCGCTTCGGGCGGCGAGCTCTCCCGCTTCCTGCTGGCCCTGGCGGGGCTGCGCACCGACCAGGGAGACGCCACCTATATTTTTGATGAGGTGGATGCGGGCGTGGGCGGCATGACCCTCAACAAGCTGGCGGACAGGCTGGTAGCCCTCGCGGACAGTCACCAGATGCTGCTCATCACCCACTGGCCGCAGCTCGCGGCCCGCGCTGAGCGGCACTTCCAGATCAGCAAGGTGGTGCGCGATGCGGCCACCTATACCCTCTGTGCCCCGCTGGATGCGGAAGGGCGCCGCCAGGAGCTCGCCCGCATGGCTGGCGGTGGCAGCCAGGGCGAGGCCGTGGCGCATTCCCTTCTTGAGTGA
- a CDS encoding DUF4116 domain-containing protein, with translation MHSDDDYFWRSLIISNPDNIRLHPDPPEDLCLLAVWEAAYVLRYIHDQTDALCLAAVQVDGLALQYVHRQTRQICRAAVQQDGMALQYVRHQTPELCRSAVMNDGMALQYVHEQTEDICVAAVEQDGRAMAYVQRETAEISTAAVMQNGEALEYVQGQTPAICLAAVRRTPASLRFVREQTEEVCRAAVRRDPEMLKYAERHPEDLCCAAIEEDTEALKYVRHQTEKICRFAIEKDASALRFVRCQTRELCELAVENDADALRYVADKELRARLAIEILGDDAEDED, from the coding sequence ATGCACAGCGATGACGATTATTTCTGGCGGAGCCTGATCATTTCAAATCCGGACAATATTCGGCTACACCCAGATCCTCCCGAAGATCTCTGTCTGCTCGCCGTGTGGGAGGCCGCCTATGTGCTCCGGTATATCCATGACCAGACGGATGCTCTCTGCCTGGCAGCCGTGCAGGTGGACGGCTTGGCGCTCCAGTATGTACATCGCCAGACGCGGCAGATTTGCCGGGCGGCGGTACAACAGGATGGCATGGCCCTTCAATATGTCCGTCATCAGACGCCTGAACTCTGTCGCTCCGCCGTTATGAATGACGGCATGGCGCTCCAGTATGTGCATGAGCAGACGGAAGATATCTGCGTTGCCGCCGTGGAGCAGGACGGCAGGGCGATGGCCTATGTGCAGCGTGAGACGGCAGAGATCAGTACCGCCGCTGTTATGCAAAACGGCGAGGCGCTGGAATATGTGCAAGGACAGACCCCTGCCATCTGCCTCGCCGCCGTACGTAGGACGCCGGCGTCCCTGCGCTTTGTGCGCGAGCAGACGGAGGAAGTCTGCCGCGCCGCGGTGCGCAGGGATCCGGAGATGCTGAAATATGCGGAACGACATCCGGAAGACCTTTGCTGCGCGGCCATTGAGGAGGACACCGAAGCCCTGAAGTATGTCCGCCACCAGACGGAAAAAATCTGCCGCTTTGCCATTGAAAAGGATGCCAGCGCCCTGAGGTTCGTTCGCTGCCAGACACGGGAGCTTTGCGAGCTCGCGGTGGAGAACGATGCGGATGCCTTGCGCTACGTGGCCGACAAGGAGCTCCGCGCCAGGCTGGCGATCGAAATCTTGGGCGATGACGCGGAAGACGAGGACTAA
- the yajC gene encoding preprotein translocase subunit YajC, translating into MFESIAFAMGTPQAGGAAPEGTDMLMQFLPLILMFVIFWFLLIRPQQKRAKAHKQMLSELKRGDHVVTSSGIIGRILEIDDEQVLIESGDSKLRISRAAVGGLLPSKAPADAPAEKK; encoded by the coding sequence TTGTTTGAATCCATCGCTTTCGCCATGGGCACGCCCCAGGCCGGGGGCGCCGCTCCCGAAGGCACGGACATGCTCATGCAGTTCCTGCCGCTCATCCTCATGTTCGTCATTTTCTGGTTCCTGCTCATCCGTCCGCAGCAAAAGCGCGCCAAGGCCCACAAGCAGATGCTCTCCGAGCTCAAGCGCGGCGACCATGTGGTGACCTCCAGCGGCATCATCGGCCGCATTCTCGAGATCGACGACGAGCAGGTGCTGATCGAAAGCGGCGACTCCAAGCTGCGAATCTCGCGCGCGGCGGTGGGTGGGCTGCTCCCGTCCAAGGCTCCTGCTGACGCCCCGGCGGAAAAGAAATAA
- a CDS encoding ABC transporter permease, with translation MMCASVRRFLGRNGMLALGLGIVIFMSLAALGAPWLAPYPPDAEHLDHVLEAPSAEFWLGTDRLGRDILSRLLYGGRVSLWVGFVAVGISVSIGTTLGLISGYFRRWVDEAVMRLVDIMLCFPSFFLILAVIAFLEPSLTNIMIVIGLTSWMGVCRLVRAETLSLREREFVAAARLAGTSTPHILMRHILPNALAPVLITATLGIAGAILVESSLSFLGLGVQPPMPSWGNMLMEGKATIETAPWLSVYPGLAILLTVLGYNLVGESLRDLLDPRLSQ, from the coding sequence ATGATGTGCGCCTCCGTGCGCCGCTTTCTCGGGCGCAATGGCATGCTGGCCCTCGGGCTCGGCATCGTGATCTTCATGTCGCTGGCCGCGCTCGGGGCGCCATGGCTCGCGCCCTACCCGCCCGACGCCGAACATCTCGACCATGTGCTCGAGGCGCCTTCGGCGGAATTCTGGCTCGGCACCGACCGCCTTGGGCGTGACATTCTCTCGCGCCTGCTCTATGGCGGCCGCGTCTCGCTGTGGGTGGGCTTCGTGGCGGTGGGCATCTCCGTGAGCATCGGCACCACGCTCGGGCTCATCAGCGGCTATTTTCGCCGCTGGGTGGACGAAGCCGTCATGCGCCTCGTGGACATCATGCTCTGCTTCCCCTCCTTTTTTCTCATCCTGGCGGTCATTGCCTTTCTGGAGCCGAGCCTTACCAATATCATGATTGTCATCGGCCTGACCTCATGGATGGGCGTGTGCCGCCTGGTGCGCGCCGAGACCCTGAGCCTGCGCGAGCGCGAATTTGTGGCCGCGGCCCGGCTGGCCGGCACCTCCACGCCGCATATCCTGATGCGGCATATCCTGCCCAATGCGCTGGCGCCGGTGCTCATCACGGCGACCCTTGGCATCGCGGGCGCCATCCTCGTGGAGTCGAGCCTGAGCTTTCTCGGCCTGGGCGTGCAGCCGCCGATGCCCAGCTGGGGCAACATGCTCATGGAGGGCAAGGCCACCATCGAGACGGCGCCCTGGCTTTCCGTCTATCCGGGCCTCGCCATCCTGCTCACGGTGCTGGGCTACAACCTGGTGGGCGAAAGCCTGCGCGACCTGCTGGACCCGCGCCTCTCGCAATAG
- the secD gene encoding protein translocase subunit SecD — translation MGLRWRLGISVLVFLLCLVYALPSIPGIGTALERILPASRINLGLDLKGGIHLTLGVDVAKAVSNALALAGQDVRRLAQDEKIVVLRPRVVGGTTLEFVLPRAENEAKLQELLARHFPQLDVEAPQRGDAGQLRYVAHFTSDEVSRLENMALDQALRTIRNRIDQFGVAEPDIRKQADNRIQVQLPGISDPRRAVQIIGQTAHLEFHLVRDDVDPGKAVLPSGVVVLPLLESSPGQKDDAKKEGRIAVEKDAMLTGEDVADARPAFDQMNQAYVTLNFNARGGRIFERVTGENVGRRMAIVLDGKVYSAPVIRERIGGGRASISGNFTTAEAQDLAIVLRAGSLPAPVSVLEERSVGPSLGQESIDSGVRAALVGAALVIIFMAIYYGVSGIIADLMLCFTMLIVMAGMGAFGATLTLPGIAGIVLTIGMAVDANVLIYERIREELRHGLTPLAAVKAGFDRAAISITDSNLTTIIATVVLYQFGTGPIRGFAVTLSLGIIASMFTAIFVSRAIFEEWARHCGPKGISI, via the coding sequence ATGGGTCTGCGGTGGCGACTCGGCATTTCCGTTCTGGTATTCCTGCTCTGCCTGGTCTATGCCCTGCCGAGCATCCCGGGCATCGGGACGGCGCTGGAGCGCATCCTGCCCGCGAGCAGGATCAATCTCGGCCTTGACTTGAAGGGCGGCATCCACCTGACCCTTGGCGTGGATGTGGCAAAGGCCGTCAGCAATGCCCTGGCGCTCGCAGGGCAGGACGTGCGCCGCCTCGCGCAGGACGAGAAGATCGTCGTCCTGCGCCCGCGCGTCGTGGGGGGCACCACGCTGGAATTTGTGCTGCCCAGGGCCGAAAACGAGGCCAAGCTCCAGGAGCTGCTCGCCCGCCATTTCCCGCAACTGGATGTGGAGGCGCCGCAACGCGGCGACGCCGGCCAGTTGCGCTATGTGGCGCACTTCACCTCCGACGAGGTCTCGCGGCTCGAAAACATGGCGCTCGACCAGGCCCTGCGCACCATCCGCAACCGTATCGACCAGTTCGGCGTGGCCGAGCCCGACATCCGCAAGCAGGCGGACAACCGCATCCAGGTGCAGCTCCCCGGCATTTCCGACCCGCGGCGCGCCGTGCAGATCATCGGCCAGACCGCCCACCTTGAATTCCATCTGGTGCGCGACGATGTGGACCCGGGCAAGGCGGTGCTCCCCTCGGGCGTGGTTGTGCTGCCGCTGCTGGAAAGCAGCCCGGGGCAGAAGGACGATGCGAAAAAGGAAGGCCGCATCGCCGTTGAAAAGGACGCGATGCTCACCGGCGAGGATGTGGCTGACGCGCGGCCGGCCTTCGACCAGATGAACCAGGCCTATGTGACCCTCAATTTCAATGCCCGAGGCGGCCGCATCTTCGAGCGCGTCACCGGCGAGAACGTGGGGCGCCGCATGGCCATCGTCCTCGACGGCAAGGTCTATTCCGCGCCCGTCATCCGCGAGCGGATCGGCGGGGGCAGGGCGAGCATTTCGGGCAACTTCACCACGGCCGAGGCGCAGGACCTCGCCATCGTATTGCGCGCGGGCTCGCTCCCGGCGCCGGTCTCCGTGCTGGAAGAGCGCAGCGTCGGCCCCTCCCTCGGGCAGGAATCCATCGACAGCGGCGTGCGCGCGGCCCTCGTGGGCGCGGCGCTCGTCATCATCTTCATGGCCATCTATTATGGGGTGAGCGGCATCATAGCCGACCTCATGCTCTGCTTCACCATGCTCATCGTCATGGCGGGCATGGGTGCCTTCGGCGCCACCCTGACGCTGCCCGGCATCGCCGGTATCGTGCTGACCATCGGCATGGCCGTGGACGCCAATGTGCTCATTTACGAACGCATCCGAGAAGAACTGCGCCACGGGTTGACCCCGCTCGCCGCGGTGAAGGCCGGCTTTGACCGCGCGGCCATCTCCATCACCGACTCCAACCTGACGACCATCATCGCCACGGTGGTCCTCTACCAGTTCGGCACCGGCCCCATCCGCGGTTTTGCCGTGACGCTCTCGCTGGGCATCATCGCGTCCATGTTCACGGCCATCTTCGTTTCGCGGGCCATCTTCGAGGAGTGGGCCAGACATTGCGGCCCCAAGGGCATCAGCATCTAG
- a CDS encoding pseudouridine synthase: MKNPKNPPEVKTPNGRPRRSGLSGEVTRPPRSGRVTTKINSGGSCSEGATDGLRLNKAIAASGLCARRKADELVFAGRVTVNGIPETNPGRRVLPDDRIAVDGEPLRVRQQNAYLLLHKPVRTVCTLSDPEGRPTVMDLLPEKARELGLFPVGRLDYFSEGLLLLTNDGELAHRFLHPRHHVDKIYEVLVRGAVPDCHLEIMRSGMRLSDGTPLLPVEARRVPSPNRRSTLLRLVLRQGVNRQIRRMCDDLGLTILRLTRVSEGGLSLGALKPGEARFLEWDEVRALRKRAGLSEKP, translated from the coding sequence ATGAAAAATCCCAAAAATCCGCCTGAAGTCAAAACCCCAAACGGCCGACCCAGGCGTTCCGGCTTGTCCGGAGAAGTCACGCGGCCGCCTAGGTCCGGGCGCGTCACAACCAAGATAAACAGTGGCGGTTCCTGTTCAGAGGGCGCCACTGACGGCCTGCGCCTGAATAAGGCCATTGCCGCCTCGGGCCTGTGCGCCCGCCGCAAGGCCGACGAGCTTGTTTTTGCCGGTCGCGTCACGGTGAACGGCATCCCCGAGACCAATCCCGGGCGGCGTGTGCTGCCAGACGACAGAATAGCCGTGGACGGTGAGCCGCTGCGCGTAAGGCAGCAAAACGCCTATCTGCTGCTTCACAAGCCGGTGCGCACGGTTTGCACCCTGAGCGACCCGGAGGGACGCCCCACCGTCATGGACCTGCTGCCGGAAAAGGCCCGGGAGCTGGGCCTTTTCCCCGTGGGCCGACTGGACTATTTTTCGGAAGGGCTGCTCCTGCTCACCAATGACGGCGAACTCGCCCATCGCTTCCTCCACCCGCGGCACCATGTGGACAAGATCTATGAGGTATTGGTGCGCGGCGCCGTGCCGGACTGTCATCTGGAAATCATGCGCAGCGGGATGCGCCTCTCGGACGGCACTCCCCTCCTCCCGGTGGAGGCACGCCGCGTGCCGTCTCCGAACAGGCGGAGCACTCTGCTGCGGCTGGTCCTGCGGCAGGGCGTGAATCGCCAGATCCGCCGCATGTGTGACGACCTTGGCCTTACTATCTTGCGGCTTACGCGCGTGTCCGAAGGAGGGCTCTCCCTGGGCGCGCTCAAGCCGGGGGAGGCACGCTTTCTTGAGTGGGACGAGGTTCGCGCGTTGCGAAAGCGGGCGGGACTTTCGGAAAAACCCTGA
- the secF gene encoding protein translocase subunit SecF: protein MGFAFIKHDTHIDFIGKRHWAYGLSILILLAGLASVLWGNGLRLGIDFAGGVIVQVQFAQPVEDEALKKSLNVPELPGISTQRFGEGGRDYLLRFSSSETGDASLLRTNVLKALAQAFPDNPAEIQRLEVVGPKVGDDLTNKALSALYYAVLLIAVYISGRFEQRWMAAAIMAAALWGGMYLFSFTPVSMGWQVLIALAITLMVCFVLKLNFALGAVVGLLHDVFITLGLLSILDVEIDLNVMAAILTIVGYSLNDTIIVYDRLRENLRARPELDLASLINRSVNQTLSRTILTSGTTFVATLSLFLLGGGVIHDFALTMLIGVVVGTASSIYVSSAILLALGDTDFYVRAQEKEKYERPGEHGIV, encoded by the coding sequence ATGGGCTTTGCATTTATCAAGCATGACACCCATATCGACTTCATCGGCAAGAGGCACTGGGCCTATGGCCTCTCCATCCTCATCCTGCTGGCCGGGCTCGCTTCCGTGCTGTGGGGCAACGGGCTGAGGCTCGGCATCGACTTCGCGGGCGGCGTCATCGTGCAGGTGCAGTTCGCGCAGCCCGTGGAGGACGAGGCGCTCAAGAAGAGCCTCAATGTTCCCGAGCTCCCGGGCATCTCCACCCAGCGCTTCGGCGAGGGCGGCCGCGACTACCTGTTGCGATTCTCGAGCTCGGAGACCGGGGATGCCTCCCTTTTGCGCACCAATGTGCTCAAGGCGCTCGCCCAAGCCTTCCCGGACAATCCGGCCGAGATCCAGCGCCTCGAGGTGGTGGGCCCCAAGGTGGGCGACGACCTTACCAACAAGGCCCTGAGCGCCCTCTACTATGCGGTTTTGCTTATTGCGGTCTATATCTCCGGCCGCTTCGAGCAGCGCTGGATGGCGGCCGCCATCATGGCCGCGGCGCTGTGGGGCGGCATGTACCTCTTCAGCTTCACGCCCGTCAGCATGGGCTGGCAGGTGCTTATCGCGCTTGCCATCACCCTGATGGTCTGCTTCGTGCTCAAGCTGAACTTCGCCCTGGGGGCTGTTGTGGGCCTGTTGCATGACGTGTTCATCACCCTCGGCCTGCTCTCCATCCTCGATGTGGAGATCGACCTCAACGTCATGGCCGCCATCCTGACCATCGTGGGCTATTCGCTCAACGACACCATCATCGTGTATGACCGGCTGCGCGAAAATCTCCGGGCCCGGCCCGAGCTTGACCTAGCCTCGCTCATCAACCGCAGCGTCAACCAGACTCTCTCGCGCACCATCCTCACGAGCGGCACCACCTTTGTGGCCACGCTTTCGCTCTTCCTGCTCGGCGGCGGCGTCATCCACGATTTTGCCCTGACCATGCTCATCGGCGTGGTGGTGGGCACCGCGTCGTCCATTTATGTTTCTTCCGCCATCCTGCTGGCCTTGGGCGACACCGATTTTTACGTCCGCGCGCAGGAGAAGGAAAAGTACGAGCGCCCGGGAGAACACGGCATCGTCTAG
- a CDS encoding CTP synthase — MKTKFIFVTGGVLSSLGKGLAAASLGALLKARGLDVTIQKLDPYINVDPGTMNPFQHGEVFVTDDGAETDLDLGHYERYLDVPMSRKNNTTSGAIYNHVIAKERRGDYLGATVQVIPHITDEIKQTVLSLAEGPDAPDVAIIEIGGTVGDIEGLPFLEAIRQLRSELGRDNCLNIHLTLVPYLRCAGEHKTKPTQHSVKELLSIGIQPDIILCRCEQSIPQEMRKKIALFCNVDEDAVFSSVDVDNIYEVPLKFYEEGFDQKVAIMLRLPARNAHLEAWERLIHDSANPRGKVTIAIVGKYVDLKEAYKSLHEALMHGGVANRVAVELRYVNSENVTPENAAEVFAGCDGILVPGGFGYRGVEGKIAAIQYARENKVPFFGICLGMQCAVIEFARNVAGLPEANSEEFNPLSPQKVIYLMKEWFDFRTHNVERRDDGSDKGGTMRLGSYPCKLLPGSRAHDAYGTDMADERHRHRYEFNNDFKDTLGEKGMIFSGTAPDDSLVEIVELPDHPWFLGCQFHPEFKSRPMQAHPLFREFIKAAKTRAEA; from the coding sequence ATGAAAACCAAGTTCATCTTCGTGACGGGCGGCGTGCTTTCCTCATTGGGCAAGGGGCTGGCGGCGGCCTCACTGGGCGCCCTGCTCAAGGCGCGCGGGCTGGATGTCACCATCCAGAAGCTCGACCCCTACATCAATGTGGACCCGGGCACCATGAATCCCTTTCAGCACGGCGAGGTCTTCGTCACCGACGACGGCGCGGAGACCGACCTCGACCTCGGCCACTACGAGCGTTATCTCGATGTGCCCATGTCGCGGAAGAACAACACCACCTCGGGCGCCATCTACAACCATGTCATCGCCAAGGAGCGGCGGGGCGACTATCTCGGCGCCACGGTGCAGGTCATCCCGCACATCACGGACGAGATCAAGCAGACGGTGCTCTCGCTCGCCGAGGGGCCCGACGCGCCGGACGTGGCCATCATCGAGATCGGCGGCACGGTGGGCGACATCGAGGGCCTGCCCTTCCTCGAGGCCATCCGCCAGCTGCGCTCCGAGCTCGGGCGCGACAACTGCCTCAACATCCACCTCACCCTCGTGCCCTACCTGCGCTGCGCGGGCGAGCACAAGACCAAGCCCACCCAGCACAGCGTCAAGGAGCTTTTGTCCATCGGCATCCAGCCGGACATCATCCTGTGCCGCTGCGAGCAGAGCATCCCGCAGGAAATGCGCAAAAAGATCGCCCTGTTCTGCAATGTGGACGAGGACGCCGTGTTTTCCTCGGTGGATGTGGACAATATTTACGAGGTGCCGCTCAAGTTCTACGAGGAGGGCTTTGACCAGAAGGTTGCCATCATGCTGCGCCTGCCCGCGCGCAACGCCCACCTTGAAGCATGGGAGCGCCTCATCCATGACAGCGCCAATCCCCGCGGCAAGGTGACCATCGCCATCGTGGGCAAGTATGTGGACCTGAAGGAAGCCTACAAGAGCCTGCACGAGGCGCTGATGCACGGCGGCGTCGCCAACCGCGTGGCCGTTGAGCTGCGCTATGTGAACAGCGAGAATGTCACCCCGGAAAACGCCGCCGAGGTCTTTGCCGGCTGTGACGGCATCCTGGTGCCGGGCGGCTTCGGCTATCGCGGCGTGGAGGGCAAGATCGCGGCCATCCAGTACGCGCGCGAAAACAAGGTGCCGTTTTTCGGCATCTGCCTCGGCATGCAATGCGCGGTCATCGAGTTTGCGCGCAATGTGGCCGGCCTCCCCGAAGCCAATTCCGAGGAGTTTAACCCCCTCTCGCCGCAAAAGGTCATCTACCTGATGAAGGAGTGGTTCGATTTCCGCACGCATAATGTGGAACGCCGGGATGACGGGAGCGACAAGGGCGGCACCATGCGCCTCGGCTCCTACCCGTGCAAGCTGCTGCCGGGCAGCCGGGCGCATGACGCCTACGGCACGGACATGGCAGACGAGCGCCACCGCCACCGCTATGAGTTCAACAATGACTTTAAGGATACGCTCGGCGAAAAGGGCATGATTTTCAGCGGCACCGCGCCCGATGACTCGCTGGTGGAAATCGTGGAGCTGCCCGATCATCCGTGGTTTCTGGGCTGCCAGTTCCATCCCGAGTTCAAGTCGCGCCCCATGCAGGCGCATCCCCTCTTCCGGGAATTCATCAAGGCCGCCAAGACCAGGGCCGAAGCCTGA